The genomic DNA AGCAGTTTGCGGAAAACGATCGTGTTAGCAGATCCTTCGACAGGTTCCCACGCACGGCTGCCGGCGCGCGCGCCGTTCGGAATGGCCGAACCGAGGAAAACGATGGCGGTTTCATCTCAGGCCCCTCGAGCTCCCGCGGCGCCGGTTGGGCCGGCAGCCCCCGTGGGGCCGGCGGCTTCCAATGCCCCCGCGGGACCGGCACCCAATCGTCCCGCCACCGCCGCTCCGATTTCCGCGGCCGCGCAGCCAATGGGGGCTCCAGTCCGCCCCGCGTCAGTGCCCACCGGCCTGCCAACCGAACAGGCTGCATCGGCTGGTTGGACCGACTATAAAAACTGGGATAAGAAGACAAAGGATCGCGCGATCATTGGCGCAGCTTTGGTTCTCGCGGTGGTTGCGTTTTTGTTGGTTCCCACCGGAGGCGGAGAGGCGGCGACGCCCGATGACATCGCCAGTGATCCTGGGGAGACGATCGGATTGCATCCCAGCCCGCCCGCTCCAACCAGCAATGACGGCGAGGGAGAATAAGTGATGCAGAAAGCCGCAGTGGGATTGGATTTGGGCACGACGATATCCGTCGCCGCTTATGTGGATTCGTCGGGCCAGCCGCAGATCGCGGCCCACGATCGCGAGCAGGGGTTGGTCCCCAGCGCGATTTTTTTCGGCGATCATGTGATCGTGGGCAACGATGCTGTCGACCTGGGCTACCAAGATTTTGAAAGCTACGCCGAAGGGTTTAAACGCGATATCGGCAAACCGCACTATCAAAAGCGGGTCCGTTTGTGTGAGGTGCCGGCGGAAGTCTTGACCGGTTTTTTGGTCGAACGACTTGTCCAAAACGTGCAGCATGAAATAGGCCCGCTCAGCGAAGTCGTCGTTACGGTTCCCGCCTACTTTGATGAACGCCAACGTTCGGCAACTCAACGAGCCGTTGCGTTGGCGGGGATCAAGGTGTTGGACATTATCAACGAGCCGACGGCTGCCGCGATCGCTGCGGGGTACCAGCATTTGCGAGAAATGAGCGATCAAGCCGTTCGCAAGATCTTAGTTTACGATCTTGGTGGCGGCACGTTTGATGTGACGTTGCTGGAGATCGAAGGTCGCGTTTTCAAGACTCTGGCGACCGACGGAGATATCTACCTCGGGGGCCGCGATTTTGACGAACGGATCGTGGACCGGATCGCGCAGAGCTTTCTGAACAAGCATGGTGTGGACCCGCGTTGTGATCCTGCGGATTTGCTGCGATTGAATGCCTTGGCACGCGAAGCAAAGCATGCGTTGAGCCTTCATGATTCGTTTGTCGTTTCGTTTCAGCACGCCGGACTGATCGACGGCTTTACGCTGACACGCGAGGCATTTGAGCAGGCTGTAGCGCCTTTGATCGAGCGGACAGCGATGACGTGTCAGTCGGTGTTAAGCGATGCGAACTGCCAATGGTCCGATGTGGATGAGGTGCTGTTGGTGGGCGGGTCCAGCCGAATTCCGCTGGTAGCCGCTCGCTTGCGCCAAGAAACTTCGCAGCCTGTTACGTTGGCCGAGCAGCCCGACGTGGTTGTTGCTCAGGGGGCGGCCTTGTACGCGGCAATGCGCAGCGAACAACGTTTTCTCGATAGCCAGTCGCAGTTTGAGGTCGTGAATGTCAATGCACACAGCTTAGGAATTCAAGGCGTCGATTTGGCGACTAAGCAACGGGTCAACCAGGTGATCATTCCCCGAAACAGTCCGTTGCCGGCATCGTCGACACAGGTCTTCCGGACCATGGAAGATGGGCAAAAGAACGTGCGCGTCCGACTGTTGGAGGGGGAAAGTGAAAATCCGGTTTACTGTTCCTCGTTGGGGCAGTGCGTTGTTCATTTGGATCCATCGCTTCCCAAGGGAACCGAGATTCGTGTCTGTTGCAGTTATGATGCCAGCGGAACGATTACCGTTACGGCGCAGGTTCCAGCGACCAAGGCATCCGCATTTGTCGAAATGCGACGCGAGGGGTTTGCCGAACTCGAACCGCTGGAAGTTTGGCGAACCCGGCTAACGATCGGAGAAAACGCGTCGGCGGCAGAGGACGAATCGGACGCTTGGATTGTCGATGCCAGCTTGGGACCCGATTCCAGTATTGGAGACTTGTTGTCGCGTTTGGATCAAATCTACGCCCATATCGGAGGACGCGCGATCGAATCAGCAGTTCCTACGGCGGCCGTATCAACGCAGCGATTGATGCGACAATCCCTCGCCGAATCGCGGACGTTGCGGCGATTGGTCGATATGTTAAACAAGAAGCAAGCATTGCAGACACAGCCAAAAGAACGTATGCAAATGCAAGGGCATGTCGCGCGGGCCCGCATGGCGTGGGATCAAGCCAATAAATTGTATCTGCACAGTTGCGTTGGGTTGGGACGCACCTGTTTACAGCATGACCGCGACGGCTTCATCGACGATGCGTTGAGCGAGCAATTGGAACAACTCGAACAGTGGATTCGGGAACGAGTGACAAGCGGATGAGCGACTTCGACGTTTACCATCAATGGTTGGGTATCCCACCGGAACAACAGCCGCCAACGTTATACCAGTTGTTGGGCGTGGCCCGCTTCGAACAAGACCTGGAAGTCATTCGATCCGCAGCCGAACGCCAATCGCTGCATGTGCGACGTCGTGCCCGAGGTGAATTCACCGACATCGGGCAAGATCTATTGAACGAGATCGCGGAAGCAAAATTATGTTTGATCAATCCCGCCCGGCGCGAAGCATATGATCTGACATTGTCGGATTCCAAGCCGTTGTCACCCACTGCCGATACCTCGGAATCATTATCGGATAGTCCGTCTAAAGGCGAATTCAAAGGGACGGTGGAAGAAATTGTCCCTGCGTCGGTGAAGGCGACTTACATCAACATTGTCTTGAATCAACCAGGACAGCCTCCGCAAGATCGTTGGGTGATTGGGTACCATCCCAAATGCGATTTCCGCATCGACAGTCCTGTTGTTTCGGGTGTCCATTGCCAGATCAGTTATTCAAATCATGGATTAAAAATCACCGACTTGAATTCCACCAATGGCACCTACGTCAATCAGAAACGGATCCGTTCGGCACATCCCGTTCGTCGGCAGGACCTGATCACGTTGGGGCGGGACAACCGGATTCTGTTACCTGGAAATTTGCTGGGAGGGCAGGATTCGCGAGGCGCGATCTTTGTGGGGAAGGGGCTTGGCAATGAGATTCAACTGGAATCGCCTACGGTTTCGTTGTTTCATGCGAGGATCTTGCCCGATGGGCCCGTCGCCATCATTGAAGACTTGCATTCCAAAAACGGAACCTTTCTGCGCCGCGGCGACAGCAAGCCATTGCGAATCCAACGCTGTCGTCTGCAGCCGGACGACATCATCTACTTTGGCACCGTGGATGTGAAGGCTAGCCGGTTGCTGGCATCGTGTGGGGCGAACTAGGTCGGCTGCCCTCGTTGTTTTTCACTCGAATCACTCGAAAGTACCATCATGGGACACACCACCAAATTGCTAATCGCTGTAGGATTGGGCGGACTGGCGGCCGTGTTTAACGCAATTAGTATTTCGCAGAGCACGAAGCCCGTGCAATTCACCACGGTCACCAAAGATATCCGTGCGGGGGATAAATTCTCCACCGAGGTCCTCGACTCGATTCCGGTCCCCACGCAATTTTCTGAGTCGTTGAAAAAGTCGGCGATTCCATTTGAAGACATGGCGGTGCTCAGTGGGCGGACGGCGACGCGCGATCTCATCAAGGGAGAGTTGGTGTTGTGGGTGGATGCGCCGGTGCGGGGGGCCCAATACGATTTACAGGCTGGCGAATCCGTGATCGTGGTGGATATGTCGCGAGCCCCGGTCGCATCGATCGCTGTGGGCGAGAGTGTTAGTTTTCGCATCTCCGCGGATAATGAGAGCGAACCATTGGAATGGGTGGGACCCTTTCGAGTCGTCAGTGTGGGGGCAAAACGGATGTTGGGGGAACGCAGCGAACAGGCGCGCGAAATTGGAATAGCGGTCTCTGAAGGTGGCACTGTGGAAGCTAACAAGCTTCAGAGTTTCGTCGATCGTCAAACCCGTGGCACCAACGAAAAGTTTCAGATCCGTGTTCACTCCGGTGTGTAGCTTGACGTCGAATGTGTGGGCTGCCGTTTTTGTAAGGGGCTTCGTTTGAGAATTGCGTTCAGCCGGATCGGAGAATCGCAGCCGACGTATTTTAATACGTCCGAAGCGATTGTTCGTATCGGATCGGATCCGCATACGAACGATATCGTCCTGAAAAATCCTTATATCTCGCCAACCCACGCCATCCTCAATCGCAATGGATCGCATTGGGAACTGACGCCGTTGGGTGACAACGAGGTGTTTGTCGGCGAGCAATCGGTGCGGATGGGCGAGCGTGCGATCATCGGACGATCCGAAGCGATTCGGATCTTTCCGTTTACGCTGAAGTTGGAAGAGGCACCCGCTGCGGAGGACGCATCTGCGGGGATTTCGCAGCGTGTTTCGATGCTGATACTACAAATCCATCGCGACCTACTGTCCCGATTGGATGTCTCGGACACCGACGATTCACGCCGGCAATCGGATCCGTTTCTGTTGCAAGTGGAACACGACATCGATGAGTTTTCGCGGTTGCACGGTCTCTTCAGCCAGGAGAATGCCGATCTGTTGATCGGGACCGCCGCGGCACGCACCGAAAGCTACATTTTGCAGCGGATGATTGAAGGCGAAGTCTCCGAGAAGGAAGGGGATGAACGCTGGACGCGGATGCTATCCAGTCGCCCCGACTTTGAGTCACGCTTGGAATCGTTAGCCGCCGCGTTGGAAGATGCGATGATTCCCGATCGCCACGCCGATCTCAGTCTGCGGATTGCGCGGGTCGAACGCATGTTTGCCTCGACCTGGGAGACCGAACTGAAGCAGCGGAACTATGACCACGAAAACGAACTGCTGCACTACCTCGCATGCTGCTATTTGAAGAAACAGGTGAAAGATATCCTGTTTGGATATGGGCCTCTGGAAGATCTCATTCGGATGCCCAACATCTCGGAAATCATGGTCGTCAGTCGGGATAAGATCTACGTCGAAAAAAATGGCGTGCTGGAAAAGTCGGGACGTCAGTTTGTGTCCGACGAAGTCACCGTCGCGATCATTGAACGGATTGTCAATCGCGTGGGACGACGGATCAATACGGCCGAACCTTTGGTCGACGCACGATTGTTGGATGGCAGCCGGGTCAACGCCGTGATCGCACCGCTGGCGCTCAGCGGACCCTGCTTGACGATCCGTAAGTTTCCTTCGAAGAAGATGTTGATCGACGATCTGGTCAAGAAGGGAGCGTTGACGCCCGTGGCTCGCGATTTTTTGCGCGCATGTGTGGTCCACGGTTGTAATATTTTGATTTCCGGCGGAACGGGAACTGGCAAGACGACGTTGTTGAATTGTCTCAGCGACTTTATTCCCGATAAGGATCGGATCGTCACGATTGAAGACACGGCGGAACTGCAACTGCAGAAGGAACATGTGGTGCGGATGGAGACGAAAACCGCGAACATCGAGGGAACGGGGGCCTATACCATTCGCGACCTTGTCAAAAATTCGCTCCGCATGCGCCCCGACCGGATCGTCGTGGGAGAGTGCCGTGGGCCGGAGGCGCTCGACATGTTGCAGGCGATGAACACGGGGCACGATGGATCGATGACAACGATCCACGCGAATACGTCCGAAGACGTGATCCAACGTTTGGAGGTCTTGGTGCAATCGGCGGCCGATCTGCCGATCAGTTCAATCTACAGCCAGATCGGGTCGGCGATCGATTTGGTCGTTCAGTTGACTCGGCATTCCAATGGCAGACGCTGCGTCACGCAGATCACCGAATTTGTCGGCTACGACAAGGCGCAAGGCATCTTGCGAACGAAGGATTTGTTTCGACAAGAATCCCACAACGACGACCTCATGCCGACTGGCGCTCTGCCGACGTTTATGGGCGAATTGATCGAAGACAAGCTGATCGACTTGGATACCTTTTATCGTTAGCGGCGGATCATGAGTTTATTGCTAGGATCAATGTGCGTCTTTGCGGCGGTGTTTCTCGTCTGTCAGTCGCTCGGTCCCGTTTGGGACCGGATCACCGATCGCTATCTGGCCGACATCAAGCCCAAGCTTGCCCGATTGAGTGTGTCGGATGAACAATTGCACACATGGATGCGATGGTGGGGGATCACGTTTGTTGCCACAATCGTGTTGTTTACTTTTATATTAGGCATGCCTCCGATCGCTTTGTTCGCCGCGTTCATCGTATTTATCGCGCCGCGGTACATGATCGACCTGTGGATCCAAAGGCACCGAATCGTGTTGCGAGATCAACTGGTTCGGGCCACCGTGGGAGTCGCCAACGGTTGTCGCGCGGGCCTGGGCTTGCCTCAGGCGATCGAAAAGGTTGCCTTCGATACCCAAGCGCCGTTGGCAAATGAGCTGAAGCGAATCACCCGCGACTATCGCGCCGGACGGCCGTTGCAAGATGCGATTCGCGAAGTCAAAGAGCGGCTTGATTTGGATGCCTTCACAACGTTCGCGTCGGCGATGACGGTCACGTTGGAAAAGGGAGGGAACGTGGCGATGGCGTTGGATCGCATCAGCCAGGGGCTACAGGAATCGCAGCGGCTGGAACGGAAGCTGGAGGCGGACACGGCGGCGGGACGCAAGATGGCCTTGATTCTGAGCCTCTTCCCAATTGGATTCCTCGGACTGTTTTACATGCTCGATCCGATTTCCATGGCGGTATTGTTTGGCACACTGATGGGGCAACTTGTGCTTTTGGTCGTGCTCGTCATTGTCTATGTGTCGTGGGAATGGTGCCTGCGCATTTTGGATATCGACTTCTAAGGAGACAGTGACCATGGGAATGATGACCTGCCTTTTGACTGCCGCCGCAGTCGCTTTGTTGTGCTACACCGTGTTGGATATCTCCACATCGCGGCGAGTCGTCGATCCACAGGGAGGGCGTTTTGAGCAGCAACGACGTGAGGCATTGCGCAAGGCGAATGCGGCGTATCGGTACGGCGAACCGTTGATCGATCAATGGAACACGATCTGGCCCAGCAACGCACCGATCTTGGCAGCAACCGATGAGCATCTGCATGCGGCGGGGATTCGCGAGCCGTGGAAGCCGCAGGAGTACCTCAACGTCAAACGATTGGAGGGGATCGGTATCGCGGTCGGCTGTTTTTTAACTGGGCTCTTTATCCTGGAATATTCGATCGTGGCGTCGCTGTTCATTGGGCTCATCGCTTTTTCGATCCAGCAATCGGTTTCGGCGCGAACGTTGAAGAGCCAGGCGATCGTGCGACAAATGCGTCTGAAACGACGATTCGCAGGCGTGATTGAATTGATGGCGTTGATGATGGAAGTCGGGGCGGGGTTCCAAGAAGCGTTGCAGACGGCGGCTCGCGAATCGCAAGGAACTCCGTTGGGCGAGGAGTTGGGATTGGTGGAAAAAGAGATTGCCATGGGGGCGTTGCGGAGCAAGGCCTTGTTGGGATTTGCCGATCGCAATCGCGATCCCGACATGACCGAAGTCATCATGTCGATCAATGAAGGAGAAGAATTAGGAACCCCCGTCACGACAATCCTGCGCCGGCAAGCCGATCAGATGCGGCAGAAGCGTTCGCAGTGGGCAGAGAAGGCTGCGGAAGAATCGCAGGTCGCGATCGTCTTTCCTGCAATGTTGATCATGGTTGCCTGTTTGTTAATCGTTGTCGCTCCGTTTGTGTTGTCGGTGCTACCTGGGATCTAATACATGATGAGTTTTCGAGTTTCCGTGTTGGTGGATGGCAATCCCGTTGCCACGCATGAAATCGTCCGCGGGAAATATAGCTTGGGCAGCAGTTCGAACGGTCCGATCGTGGTGAACCATGGAGAAGTGGCGGCGGTTGCTGCGGTGATTGAAGTCACTGGCGACGTGGTTTTCTTGGAGAATCGCAACGATTTTCCGATCTTTGTCGGTGCCGAACAAGTCGCTCCCCGAGGCGTCGCGGAATGGAGAACCGGATCCTTGGTTCAATTGACGCGCAGCGTGACGCTCGGGTTGGAAGCCGTCGGTGCCAACGTGGCGAGTGTTAGCACCAGCGAGGTCGCTGCAAAGAAGTCACAAAATTCGACGATGCAAATTGGAGTGATCATTCTTTGCGCTGTGCTCGGATATTACATGTTGGCGAACGAATCGAAGTCGAATAACGCCGGTAGCGGAACCGGTGATGGTAACGTTGTCCAATTCGACGATGTGATCAAAGGCTTCGAGTTGGCGGGCGGAAGTGATTTTGAAAAACTCACTTATGAAGAGCGAACACTGCTGGGCTACCTGACCGAAGCGAGGTCGTTGGAGCAGCGGTTGGGAAAGGCTGGCAAGGAACAGACGCTCGCTGCCTATGAATTGGTGCTCAGCTCACGTTTGCATTACGATTCGCAACTGAAGAGTGACGTGGCAACTCAAGCGGCCGAGTTCGCATCCCATCGCATTGCCGTTCTGAAGTGAAGGGGCTGAAACCGAACGCGACGAGAGGAAACGTTTGCTTGGGAAGCATTAGGTAGGGGTGATTCGTCATTGTGGATCTTATTCGACAACCCGAAGGACGATCAGGGTCGATGTGTCGTCTTGGTTGTCGCTGCGAAGGATGGAAAAAGCATGCCCCTGTTTTTTCGCGATCCATTGATCTGGGGTCTGCGCGTCGGCGACGATCTCCCAGCCGAGGGTTTGCCATTGTTCATTGAGTAATTCTTGAGGGGCTTCGGTCGTCATGAATTTCGCTGCCATGGTGCCATCGCGGTTGTCGCGCGTCGCGGTCACCACGGTCTGTGGCAGCGTGGGGATGAAGGTTAGTTCACGGTCCGGCGCATTGAAGTGCGGACGGACCGAGAGAAGCGTCTGACTGCCGGGATCGCCAATCAAGATCCGGAACACCCATAGGTTGTCTTCGAGGTCGGTGAACAGAGCCATCGTCGCGGCGGTCTGGTCGACCAAGCGACGACGGAGTGTTGCGGTCGTGGTGACCTCCGGTTGCATTCCTTCTACTAATTGAAGGATCGATTCGTTGATCGAGGTTGGTGGGACCTTGCCGCTTGGCTGTCTGGGTTCATTGAGCAACGCGATGCGTGCTTCGGTGGGTTGACTGAATTTTTGAGAACCCACTTCGACGTCCGGACCTTCAAAACTCCAGTGCCCATCGTTCGTCAGGTCACATATCGCCGCCGTTGCCTTGAAGGCGGCAGTCGACTCATCTGCGGCTGCTTGAGTCGCTGGGGCAGGCGTAGGGCGAAGCCACGTTGCAGGTGCTTTTAAGAGCCAAAAGGTGAGGCAGAGCACTGCAGCGATCGCAATCGATCTGGAGACGATCTTCATGGAGTGTGCGTTTATCGGAAGAAGCTGAATATCGAGTTGAGGATAGTCGCACCAGCACTTGCCGCGGACACGCCCATCCGAACGGCGATATCGAAGCGATCGTCCATGTTCACCTGTTGATGATCCCAGGTTCCCGCGAGCACGGCGGTTTTGCTGGTAGGTCGGGTGGACGAACCAAGCCAACCCGCGATCCGAATGTTTTCTTCCGCTTCCCCGGAAACCATTCCGAGCGTCGGCCGGTCCAGGCGTTCCATGGGAGCATCGCGAACGTAATTTTGCGACTTTAGGTTGGTCGAAGTTTGTGTGGGAGCGGTCCGTAGTGTCCAGACATGCCGCCGAGCCTCGATCGCTGCCTGGTGCTTACCAATCGATGCCTTGCCAACGGACCACATCGTCGCAACGACCAGCAGCAGGAACGGAAGCCCCATCACAAGCTCCAGTGGTGCCATGCCACGGCGTGATCGATAGTGGATGCGATTGGTTTTCATTACAGATGTTGCGCTAGTGGTTCGTGAGTGCATAGCCGGGCAGCCCCGAGGTCATTACGTCGCGGATATCTTGGTCTTGAACGCCGGCCAAAAAGCCCACTTTGCCGAGTTTGTAATTTGTTACCGGAGTCAGTTTTGCTTGCCAGTTGAGCCGGATCTGCGGTTCGCTTGCGGAACGGAAAATGTCCCCAAGCGACGACAGGAAACTAGGGTTGCCGTTGTATTCTGGTACACCACTCGACCAGTTTAGGGTGTCCCATGCTTGGTCGGGTTGTTTGGTCCCGGATCCGGTGCGTAGGTCTTGCTTGTTGTTGGCGTTGTAAATCATCGACTGTGCAAAGCAGATTACTCCCGTTGGGTTTTCTTGTCGGAAGATCGCAGAGGCGGCGAGTTTTGGTGCTGAGTTGCTTTTAGCGAACACTAAATTGCAAAATCGATCATCGATTTCACGAGAAGCTGCTTGAGGGTTCGTGGAATCGTTCCAACGTTCATTGCCCT from Rosistilla carotiformis includes the following:
- a CDS encoding Hsp70 family protein, whose translation is MQKAAVGLDLGTTISVAAYVDSSGQPQIAAHDREQGLVPSAIFFGDHVIVGNDAVDLGYQDFESYAEGFKRDIGKPHYQKRVRLCEVPAEVLTGFLVERLVQNVQHEIGPLSEVVVTVPAYFDERQRSATQRAVALAGIKVLDIINEPTAAAIAAGYQHLREMSDQAVRKILVYDLGGGTFDVTLLEIEGRVFKTLATDGDIYLGGRDFDERIVDRIAQSFLNKHGVDPRCDPADLLRLNALAREAKHALSLHDSFVVSFQHAGLIDGFTLTREAFEQAVAPLIERTAMTCQSVLSDANCQWSDVDEVLLVGGSSRIPLVAARLRQETSQPVTLAEQPDVVVAQGAALYAAMRSEQRFLDSQSQFEVVNVNAHSLGIQGVDLATKQRVNQVIIPRNSPLPASSTQVFRTMEDGQKNVRVRLLEGESENPVYCSSLGQCVVHLDPSLPKGTEIRVCCSYDASGTITVTAQVPATKASAFVEMRREGFAELEPLEVWRTRLTIGENASAAEDESDAWIVDASLGPDSSIGDLLSRLDQIYAHIGGRAIESAVPTAAVSTQRLMRQSLAESRTLRRLVDMLNKKQALQTQPKERMQMQGHVARARMAWDQANKLYLHSCVGLGRTCLQHDRDGFIDDALSEQLEQLEQWIRERVTSG
- a CDS encoding FHA domain-containing protein, with product MSDFDVYHQWLGIPPEQQPPTLYQLLGVARFEQDLEVIRSAAERQSLHVRRRARGEFTDIGQDLLNEIAEAKLCLINPARREAYDLTLSDSKPLSPTADTSESLSDSPSKGEFKGTVEEIVPASVKATYINIVLNQPGQPPQDRWVIGYHPKCDFRIDSPVVSGVHCQISYSNHGLKITDLNSTNGTYVNQKRIRSAHPVRRQDLITLGRDNRILLPGNLLGGQDSRGAIFVGKGLGNEIQLESPTVSLFHARILPDGPVAIIEDLHSKNGTFLRRGDSKPLRIQRCRLQPDDIIYFGTVDVKASRLLASCGAN
- a CDS encoding ATPase, T2SS/T4P/T4SS family produces the protein MRIAFSRIGESQPTYFNTSEAIVRIGSDPHTNDIVLKNPYISPTHAILNRNGSHWELTPLGDNEVFVGEQSVRMGERAIIGRSEAIRIFPFTLKLEEAPAAEDASAGISQRVSMLILQIHRDLLSRLDVSDTDDSRRQSDPFLLQVEHDIDEFSRLHGLFSQENADLLIGTAAARTESYILQRMIEGEVSEKEGDERWTRMLSSRPDFESRLESLAAALEDAMIPDRHADLSLRIARVERMFASTWETELKQRNYDHENELLHYLACCYLKKQVKDILFGYGPLEDLIRMPNISEIMVVSRDKIYVEKNGVLEKSGRQFVSDEVTVAIIERIVNRVGRRINTAEPLVDARLLDGSRVNAVIAPLALSGPCLTIRKFPSKKMLIDDLVKKGALTPVARDFLRACVVHGCNILISGGTGTGKTTLLNCLSDFIPDKDRIVTIEDTAELQLQKEHVVRMETKTANIEGTGAYTIRDLVKNSLRMRPDRIVVGECRGPEALDMLQAMNTGHDGSMTTIHANTSEDVIQRLEVLVQSAADLPISSIYSQIGSAIDLVVQLTRHSNGRRCVTQITEFVGYDKAQGILRTKDLFRQESHNDDLMPTGALPTFMGELIEDKLIDLDTFYR
- a CDS encoding type II secretion system F family protein, which gives rise to MSLLLGSMCVFAAVFLVCQSLGPVWDRITDRYLADIKPKLARLSVSDEQLHTWMRWWGITFVATIVLFTFILGMPPIALFAAFIVFIAPRYMIDLWIQRHRIVLRDQLVRATVGVANGCRAGLGLPQAIEKVAFDTQAPLANELKRITRDYRAGRPLQDAIREVKERLDLDAFTTFASAMTVTLEKGGNVAMALDRISQGLQESQRLERKLEADTAAGRKMALILSLFPIGFLGLFYMLDPISMAVLFGTLMGQLVLLVVLVIVYVSWEWCLRILDIDF
- a CDS encoding type II secretion system F family protein; translation: MGMMTCLLTAAAVALLCYTVLDISTSRRVVDPQGGRFEQQRREALRKANAAYRYGEPLIDQWNTIWPSNAPILAATDEHLHAAGIREPWKPQEYLNVKRLEGIGIAVGCFLTGLFILEYSIVASLFIGLIAFSIQQSVSARTLKSQAIVRQMRLKRRFAGVIELMALMMEVGAGFQEALQTAARESQGTPLGEELGLVEKEIAMGALRSKALLGFADRNRDPDMTEVIMSINEGEELGTPVTTILRRQADQMRQKRSQWAEKAAEESQVAIVFPAMLIMVACLLIVVAPFVLSVLPGI